TGTTCCTGGTTGGTAATCCAATATTTCAGATTAAAATAAGAAATTAGTTAAGGTTTTAACAAGTCTTCGAGAGATGCACCTGTCCTTTCCGTGCGTTGTCTCCAGGCCGAAAGATATACTGTCAGGTATGAAAGCGCCTGTCTACCGGGACTTCCACCTTTCACTTTCGGAACACCGTTCAACATCTTTGTATAAAATATCGACACAGATTggagcatgacagaactctggaTTTCGAGAAGTGGATCGATCAGGAAGAACACTTTATCTCTTTATCCTTTGAGGACAACGTCTTCTTTTTCGAAATTCTACAAAGTATAGGCTGTCTTTCTGAAGTGTGCCTAATTTTGCACCTCGGTTGATAGTGAACAGACAGAGAACTACAGTAGACCGACGATAAAATGGGTTCAATCAGCTTTTGGATGTGCTTGGTCATGACGATTTGCACCTGGAATAAAACCATCGGATGCACGTGGATGAGGACACTGCCTCGGTCTCCGAGCATGTTCCAAGTGCTCAGCAACAACACCATAACGATGCTTCAGAAAATGGTAGGATACTGTAATGTTTATTTACTTGTTCCTGGTCATTGAGCAGTTGTCATCTGTTCAACATTTAATGTGCTGCTGTGTTTCATTTGATTCAGTTACTCCTATATGTATACAATAATAACATTGCAATCATTTGTTTCTATTTTTTGGCATCTCAGGGTCATGTGGTCTCTCGGAAATCTCAGATCACTTTCCCTAACGAGCAATACAGACAAGTCGATAATTTCACGGTAAGACATATGCATAGCCtacactatttaaaaaaaaaggttttggtTCAacgttttttctaagagtgtaggccaTATAATTCGTTTTTAACGAATACGCAATTTGCTATACTTTTCTGATATTCATAAGGCATGTACTAATACAAATCACTCTTCTAGGATAACGGCCGGATTGTCTTCATTTCGCAAACTCTGAACGCTATAGAGAAATTGTACAGCAGTGGTAAATATGATTCCACCGCCTGGGACCAGAAAGGAGTTGAGGAGTTTATGATTGGTCTGCATCGCCAGACCTCGGAGCTGGACCAATGCGTAAGTCTATGTGATTTGTGATTTTCTCTGAACATTAATGCAAAAAGGCAAACATTATCCTATAATTTTAGATTGCCATATAATGTGATTTAAACGAATCATAATATAACATGATTACTTTATATTTTGTTCCCACAGGTAAAGACTATAAAACCTGGACCATCAACATCTGTCAAAAGAGTGAACAAAGATATGAGCCTTCACTTCAAATTCCTGAAGAATTTCTTGAAACGCGAGGTAGGTCAATTTGTCTTACCAAGAGAGTACATTCACCAAATAGGGATATATTCATATGTGTTGACACATGTGTCTATTCTAAAATATAACGTGTGTTTCGTTCATGCAGGAATGCAGCGCAAGCGGCTGGGAAGACATAAGGAACGTGGTGCTGTCACACATGTTAAGACTAGTCACGATACCAATTGACTAACCAATGAGCCTCATGTGTGTGTAGAGATGATTTATTTATACGTCTATTTTTTCAACTATTTATTTACACGGTTATTTTTTatgtatgttttatttatttatttattatgtgtATTCACAACTCTGCGAAGTAAAACACATTTTATACTGAATAATGAATTATGTGCTAGGTATTTTTAGGCTGTAGAAAATGTAACAATGTTTTCATGCATTGATTTTTGTATTTATGACGGCCATTGCGTACTGTATTTATTATTGCAACATGATTTTGTTATTGTcaggattaaatacattttaattaaatcaatgtgACCTCTAACAGCTGAAATCTATTTTAATCTAACATATTTACATATAGGCCTAATAAAAATGTCCTTAAATAGTCCTGATAATGCCACACAGTGTTGTTGTGTCTTAACTTGAAGACTCACTGATGATATCACACAACCTGTGTAAAACGGCTGGGAAACCTTTAAAATGCGTCCGCAGTGGAGGCAAGAGAAGAAGACCTTTCAGCACCATGGCAAACAAACAGACCGGATCTGACAGGATTACAgcaatcctgaatgaatcgtgaataatgattagTGAGAAAGTTaaagacgcacaaatatcatatcccccaagacatgctaacctctcagcaTTACAGTAACTGCCGAGGTTTGCATTTTTTGGAGATGTGGTAtgatatttcaaatcaaatcaaactttatttgtcacatgcaccgaatacaacaagcgtagaccttaccgtgaattgcttacttacaagtcctttaaccaacagtgcagatcaagaagagttaagaagatatttaccaaataaacaaaagtCAAAAATAATTAAaagcaacacaataaaataacaataagggggtaccggtaccaggggtacaggttagttgaagtaatgtgtacatgtaggtagggctgaagtgactatgcatagatattaaacagcgagtagcagcagtgtacaaaacaaatgaagGAGGGGGTTTCAATGTAAATAGCACggaggccatttgattaattgttcagcagtcttatggcttgggggtagaagctgagccttttggtcctagacttggcgctctggttccACTTGCCCTcctgtagcagagaaaacagtcgatgacttgagtgactggagtctcggacaattttatgggctttcctctgatacTGCCTATTATCATATAGGTCTCGGACGACAGGAATCTttgccccagggatgtactgggccgtaccaactactctctgtagcgcctt
Above is a window of Salmo salar chromosome ssa03, Ssal_v3.1, whole genome shotgun sequence DNA encoding:
- the LOC106593342 gene encoding interferon alpha-3-like, producing MGSISFWMCLVMTICTWNKTIGCTWMRTLPRSPSMFQVLSNNTITMLQKMGHVVSRKSQITFPNEQYRQVDNFTDNGRIVFISQTLNAIEKLYSSGKYDSTAWDQKGVEEFMIGLHRQTSELDQCVKTIKPGPSTSVKRVNKDMSLHFKFLKNFLKREECSASGWEDIRNVVLSHMLRLVTIPID